Below is a genomic region from Ammonifex degensii KC4.
TCCCCTTCACCGAGCCGAGCGCCGAGGTAGACATATCCTGTGTGATCTGCGGTGGCAAGGGATGCCGGGTGTGCAAGGATACTGGCTGGCTGGAGATTCTGGGTGCAGGTATGGTGCACCCCCACGTGCTTTCCGTCTCTGGGTACGATCCTGCCGAGTGCCGGGGTTTTGCCTTCGGCCTGGGAATTGAGCGCATTGCTATGCTCAAGTACGGGATTAACGATCTGCGCCTCTTTTTCACCAACGACTGGCGCTTCTTATCTCAGTTTTAAGGGGGTTGGGCAGGAAAAGTGCGGGTACCTTTAAGCTGGCTTAGGGAGTTTGTCCCCGTGGACTTGGACGAGCCCCAGGCCTTGGCCGAGCGGCTAACGGCGGTGGGAGTTGCGGTGGACACGGTGGAGCCCTTCGGGATGGGCATTGAAGGGGTGGTTACTGCCCGGCTGTTGGAGGTCTCCCCCCATCCCAATGCCGACCGCCTGCGGATCTGTCAGGCCGACACCGGCAGCGAGGTTTACGAGGTCGTAACCGGGGCGGACAACGTTTTTCCGGGGGCGGTGGTGCCCCTGGCGCTGGTGGGAGCGCGGCTGGCCAACGGCCAAGTGATAAAAAAGGCCCGTTTCCGCGGGGTGACCTCCAACGGCATGCTCTGCTCGGAAGAGGAGCTGGGCCTGGAAGAGCGCTCGGCGGGGATCATGATCCTCCCACCGGACACCCCCATAGGGGAGGACATACGTAAGCTTTTGGGGTTGCCGGACTGGGTGCTGAACCTCGACCTCACCCCCAACCGGGGAGACTGCCTTTCTATTTTCGGGGTAGCCCGGGAAGTGGCCTCCATCTACGGCGTGGAGCTGAAGGAGCCGCCAGTACTCGAGAAGGGAGAGGCGGGAGAAGAGGAGATAGAGGTGGAGATCGAGGCGCCGGAGCTCTGCGGCCGCTACCTGGCCCGCCTCTTCAAGGAAGTGAAGATAGGGCCTTCTCCTTTATGGATGCAGACGCGCCTGCGGGCGGCCGGCATGCGCCCCATAAACAACGTGGTGGACGTAACCAACTACGTGATGCTGGAGTTGGGGCAGCCCTTGCACGCTTTCGACTACACCACCATCAGGGGCAAGCGTATCGTCGTGCGCCGGGCCCGGCCGGGAGAGGAACTCGTGCTGCTTGACGGCTCGCTTCTGCGGCTGGGGCCGGAAAACCTGGTTATAGCCGACGCTGAGCGGGCAGTGGCCCTGGCCGGTATCATGGGCGGCCGGGATACGGAGATCAAAGACGACACCACCACCGTACTTCTGGAAGCGGCTCGTTTTGACCCCCTGAACATAAGGCGCACGGCCAAGAGCTTCGGCCTGCGCACCGAAGCCTCACTGCGCTTCGAGCGGGGGGTGGATATAGAAGGAGTGCGGCGGGCGGCCGACCGCACTGCCTACCTGGTGGAGAAGATAGGAGCGGGGCGGGCGCTTTCTCTGGTGGTGGATCGGTACGTGGCTAAGCGCCTTTACCGGACGATCCTGGTCCGGCCGGAGAAAGTAGAGGCCATCCTGGGGACTTCCTTCCCCTACCGGGAGGTGGCCGACAAGCTCAGGCGCTTAGGCTTCCAGTTGGAGGAGTCGGAGGAGGGCTGGCGGGTCTATGTTCCCTCCTTCCGGCACGACGTGGCGCTGGAGGAGGACATGGTGGAGGAAATAGCCCGGGTGTACGGCTACGACCGGATACCCACCACTTTGCCGGAAGGAGAGACCACGCCGGGGAAACAGCCGGCGGAGCGAGCGTTCGTGCGCCGCTTGAAGTCTTTGCTCACGGGCTTCGGTCTGAGTGAGGTCATCACCTACAGTTTCATTAATCCCCGGGACCTCCAGCGGCTGGGGGTAGAATTGGAAGCTTTAAAGCTCCGTAACCCCTTGAGCGAAGAACAAGCGGTTCTGCGTACCACCCTTCTGCCTGGTCTTGTGGGGGTGCTGGCCCGCAACGCGGCCCACCGTGTGAAGGGCCTGAGCGTTTTCGAGGTAGGCCGGGTGTTCCTGCCGGGCAGCAATACCCTGCCAGATGAGAGGCTGATGCTGGGCCTAGCGGCCATGGGCACTTCCCCCCGCCACTGGTTAACTCCCTCGCCCATCCCCTACGACTTCTTCTACCTCAAAGGGGTGGTGGAAGCCCTATGCCGGGCTCTGGGAATAAAAGGAGTTTCCTTCGTTCCCCTTGACTCCCACCCGGCTCTGCATCCGGGACGGGCGGCCCGGCTGGAGGTGGGGGGCCAGGAGCTGGGCTTCCTGGGGGAGTTGCATCCACGCCTGCAGGAAGATTATGATCTTCCCGCCCGGGCGGTGGTGGCCGAGCTGGCGGTGGCGGCGCTTTTCGCCCAGGCCAAGCCTCCTGCTTTCCGACCCCTGCCCCGCTACCCTGGAGTGGCGCGCGACCTGTCCTTCGTGGTTCGGCAGGAGATCCCGGTAGCGGTGGTGGAGGCTAAGATAAGGGAGGCGGCGGGGAAGTTACTCAAGGAACTCGAGCTTTTCGACGTTTACGTGGGGCCGCACCTTCCTCCCGGTACCCGCAGCCTGGCCTTCGGCCTCTTTTTCCAGGCGGAGGACCGCACCCTCACCGAGGAAGAGGTTAACGAGCGGGTAGAAAAGATAGTAAGGCGCTTGCGGGAGGATCTAGGGGCCGAGTTACGGGGGTAAAGAATGAGCGAGAAAAACCGCGTAGAAGTGGAGATTGCCGGCGAGCCTTATGTCCTGGTGAGCGAAGAGCCGGTAGAGCATGTCCAGAAGGTGGCGCAGTTGGTGCACGAGAAAATAAGAGAGATGCGGCGCCGCAACCCCCGTTTGCCCCTTAACCGGGCAGTGGTCTTGGCCGCCCTCAACATAGCCAACGAATATTTGAAGCTGAAAGAGAGTTACGATAGTCTCGTGCGGATGATTGAGAAAGAAGGGGGGCAGTAATCCAGGTGAAGCTAGGAGAGATCTACGCCTTGGCGGTAGAGATGGGGATGGAGCATGATCCCCGGGGAAAGGAAGCGGTTAAAGCTTTGCTTGAGCGGGAGAAAAAGAAATACGAGGAGATGAAGGAAGAAGAGCGGGAGGGTTACGACCAGGAGCGGCTGCGCAACCCCTACAACGACACCCGCATCCTCTACGGCGATCCCGAGCGCGAGGTCAAAGTGGCGCTGGTAGGAATCGATGTAGAGACGGCTGAGATCTTGCTGGCCGACCGGCTGCGGGAGAGGGGCAAGCCCGTAGACCTGGTCATCGCCCACCACCCGGAGGGAAGGGCTCTGGCCGATCTTTTCGAGGTGATGCACCTGCAGGAGGACGTGCTGGCCCGCTTCGGGGTGCCCATCAACGTGGCGGAGGGTGTCTTAGCCTCCCGCATAAGCGAGGTGAAGCGGGGGCTCATGCCCCTCAACCACTTCCGCCCCGTAGACGCAGCGCGGCTTCTGGATATCCCCTTCATGTGCGTGCACACGGCGGCGGACAACCTGGTGACCTCCTACCTCCAGCGCCTTTTCGACGAACAAAGACCTGAGCGGGTCTCCGACGTCCTGCGTATTCTTAAGGAGATTCCGGAGTACCGGATTGCCCTTACGCAGGGGGCGGGTCCTACGGTGGTGGTAGGGAATAAGGAGAAGCGGGCCGGCAAGGTGATGGTGGACATGACCGGCGGCACCAGCGGCTCGCCCGATGCCTACGAGAAGATGGCCGCGGCGGGAGTAGGCACGGTGGTCGCCATGCACATCAAGGAAGAGCACCGCAAGGAGGCGGAGAAGCACCACATCAACGTGGTCATCGCCGGACACATGGCCAGCGACTCCCTGGGCATGAACCTCTTCCTCGACGAGTTGGCCCGGCGGGGGGTAGAAATCATCCCCTTCTCCGGACTCATCCGCGTGGCCCGAGTCTGAAGGTGCGGCTTCCCGAGTTGCTGGCCCCCGCCGGGTGCTGGGAGGCCCTGGTGGCGGCAGTGCAGAACGGGGCCGACGCCGTCTACCTGGGCGGTAAAGCCTTCAATGCCCGCCGCCAGGCCCCCAACTTCGGCGAGGAGGAACTGAAAAAGGCTATCGCTTATGCTCATGCCTGGGGAGTCAAGGTCTACGTAACGGTCAATACCCTGGTAACGGAGGAAGAGCTGGAGGAGGCGGCGTCTTTTCTGCGCTTCCTTTACGAAGCGGGGGCAGACGCTGTCATTGTCCAAGACCTGGGGCTTCTTCGTCTGGCCCGCCTGGTGGTTCC
It encodes:
- a CDS encoding cell division protein ZapA — its product is MSEKNRVEVEIAGEPYVLVSEEPVEHVQKVAQLVHEKIREMRRRNPRLPLNRAVVLAALNIANEYLKLKESYDSLVRMIEKEGGQ
- the pheT gene encoding phenylalanine--tRNA ligase subunit beta, with translation MRVPLSWLREFVPVDLDEPQALAERLTAVGVAVDTVEPFGMGIEGVVTARLLEVSPHPNADRLRICQADTGSEVYEVVTGADNVFPGAVVPLALVGARLANGQVIKKARFRGVTSNGMLCSEEELGLEERSAGIMILPPDTPIGEDIRKLLGLPDWVLNLDLTPNRGDCLSIFGVAREVASIYGVELKEPPVLEKGEAGEEEIEVEIEAPELCGRYLARLFKEVKIGPSPLWMQTRLRAAGMRPINNVVDVTNYVMLELGQPLHAFDYTTIRGKRIVVRRARPGEELVLLDGSLLRLGPENLVIADAERAVALAGIMGGRDTEIKDDTTTVLLEAARFDPLNIRRTAKSFGLRTEASLRFERGVDIEGVRRAADRTAYLVEKIGAGRALSLVVDRYVAKRLYRTILVRPEKVEAILGTSFPYREVADKLRRLGFQLEESEEGWRVYVPSFRHDVALEEDMVEEIARVYGYDRIPTTLPEGETTPGKQPAERAFVRRLKSLLTGFGLSEVITYSFINPRDLQRLGVELEALKLRNPLSEEQAVLRTTLLPGLVGVLARNAAHRVKGLSVFEVGRVFLPGSNTLPDERLMLGLAAMGTSPRHWLTPSPIPYDFFYLKGVVEALCRALGIKGVSFVPLDSHPALHPGRAARLEVGGQELGFLGELHPRLQEDYDLPARAVVAELAVAALFAQAKPPAFRPLPRYPGVARDLSFVVRQEIPVAVVEAKIREAAGKLLKELELFDVYVGPHLPPGTRSLAFGLFFQAEDRTLTEEEVNERVEKIVRRLREDLGAELRG